In Tachypleus tridentatus isolate NWPU-2018 chromosome 3, ASM421037v1, whole genome shotgun sequence, the sequence GAATTCGTTTAGGACAAACACAAAAACCaagagataaattttaaaattcaattactAAAtgtcactttaaaaatatttactatttttgtaaTCTTACTAACTATTTATCAGGACTTTgtctaaattttgaaaatgttatgtttGTCATAAACacagtagaaaataaataaattaaatgtccTTCCATCTGTACGTATCTTTTGTctgttatttcttgttatttttgtttggtaTTTCTTATTTCAATGTCATTTCTTCTCAGTTTTAACCAAAAGcacatagttttataatttaaaagacaGAGTTTTAAATTTgatgtatgtgtatatttaaaaatgtaaacttatTATCAGTAAGTATTAAAACCAGTGCACAAATTTGTCAAACTTGACATTTTCACGATAAAAACATTATAGATCCCGAGATCAGAAAGAACGAGGACTTAAAGTTTCTACGTGATGAGATAGTCGTAACTTCCCATGAACTCTGTTGTTACTGAATTAAGAACTAAAAATACTGTTATGTACACAGGTGTGTGTATTCATAAATCATAAACTGTAACTGTTTTAACGGATAGTTTAGCTGTTATGTACACAGTTGTATGTGTTCACAAATCATAAACTGTAACTGTTTTAACAAATAGTTTAGCTGTTATGTACACAGTTGTACGTGTTCACAAATCATAAACTAACTGTTTTAACAAATAGTTTAGCTGTTGTGTGCACAGTTTAACATGTTCTTAAATCGCAAATATACACAAACTGTAACTGtttcaacaaatgtttttttttctcttaaatacaGATTAATGTGTTCTTAAATCACAAACGTAACTGTTTCAACAGATGTTTTATAAAAGCATGCTTGTTACTAAACAGTATAATGCTGAGATAGAATAATTTATCTTCTCATGCTAAAACAAATAACGTATTTGATAAGCacagaaaaatcaaaatttgtttacGTATTCGCTCAACTCTTATTTAAGCTGGTTTAGTGTTTCCATGTAGCTAAACGTTGTTTATCTCATTCTCCGAGCTTGTAACAAGAAGCTTGTACTAATGATTTACACGTGAAAATAAATagaactaaaaaaaatcaaaaaaaatcGAATATCAAACACTTAGGCAAAAACATggcaaataattttgaaacacaaaTACAATGATTTTATTTGAGATTTGGGGTGTTTAAAAACGCCATCAATGTCCTCACCTTTATGATAATTGATAATTATTTTCTTGGGTTGTTCGCTTCCTTGTTTTTTTAGTGGGTCAGAATAAGTATCTGACTGAATTAACTCTCTTAGAAACTCTATGTATCCAGTAGCTAATTTCAAGGTGTCCACCTTAGACAATCGTTTTTCGTAAGGTAACGTTGGAATGTGAGCTCGAAGTCCTTCGAAAGCATCGTTGATACACTGCATTCGTCTTCGTTCTCGTTGATTCGCCGTGTGTCGTTGTTGGTAATAATGTTGATGAGTTTTTTTTCGACGCTTTTTGTACCCACGGAAATTTTCTTGGTCTGAATGTTGGGCATGAAGGGTTAAAGATTTTATTGTTGAACTACCAGAATAACTATTCTGGTCATTGCAATGGTTCCTGTGTTGGTAATCCAAGAATTGTTGGCCTATGTTcgtaaagttaatattttccatttCCGTATCACTTTGTTGGCAGATATCTTTGTGGATTAGTGGTTTATAATACAATGTAACGAAAACTGTTATACTCTCAAATATGCACGTACAAGTATGGTGACGTTCACGTGAGAAACTGATGTACAAAATATCACCTGTCGTTTTTCCACTAGTAGATGATTGGCTGTTACTGGCTCCACCCACCTACGCTAATAAGACCAATGGTAGAAACTTGCAAGCTGCTGATTTAACATTAAGTGTATGTTTCTCAGGAATGTCTCGAGTTGGTCAAAAGCTAAGCTCAAACATCGGTTtcacttacaatattaaaaaatatcacgAGAATAAATCTCATGAAtacagataaaatttaaaatatcagtagACTAGAGACGTATAAATACAGGATAATcgcttttaaaattaacttgtttcATAACAGAGACATTCTTTATGGTGTTATCTGGAAAGACGCCTATTTTATATCttcttttatatacatacatacaccacacatgtgtgtgtttatatatacgcTTGTAGAAGTAAACAAACTTTTACTTCAAATGTATTACCTGAGCATGTTCTGAGCGACATGAAAGTGGTGCATTATTTTATCAGAACGTTATGTATATTTACAACTTAATGATAAACATATCTATTCACTTACAACTTAGCAAATTCAATCAAAGATAAAAGAGTGAGAGATAACAGGTAAATTAAGaagttcataaaatgttttttttttctcttgtgaAAGTTGTTTGAGAACTTACCACACTGTAATTCCTTCTTTCATAAAAGTAGCGTGAGACATTACCagactataatttttttttctcatataaaAGCAGTGTGAGACTTTATCAAACTGTAAAAGAAAAAGTTACTACGAAACCTAATGAGTAATTAAGAATGTACTATGCGAGAAAATCTTCTTGATTTTTCCTTTAAGAATAATTCGTTTTAACTGCGCCAAAACATTTACCAGAGGGGTCATTTATATAATTTCTCTACACATTATTGCGTTGTCTGTCAGTTAGTCTGTAGCCATAAATGAAGTGACATAAAGAATGCTTAATATTGCAGCTTGTACTCTCTTCacatcagtaaaacgtgcgcatgccatgaatcacgagaagaattatgctcTCTGTGAACTACAACACTGCATGACAtacgaacttcaaaagcaagaaataaatatatttatcactatTAATTTTGGTTCTATTGACTCTAAACAGAGCACTTTCAGGGACACTGCGGAAGTACATTTAGTTAGTCGTGGGACGAAACTATGATCGTGTTGAAAGTGGTCTGAACAACTCAGTTGTTGAAGTTTCTGAAAGAGATGAGGCATTTTAGGTTTTATGTCTGGGAATACATAcgataaatttgtattttgttcaatCTCAGTTTTAACATTctgtataatttcaaaatttgtattctcaggacggctggtatgggtaagaaaactttaattaaattaaagtacaaaacaacgtttcgaccttcttaggtcatcttcatgttaagagaggttgcaagtgaccgttgccccTGGCACATGTCTCAGAGACCAGAATATAAACGGGTACGATATTGTAGGGGcgctgcagttagatgttagtttattaattggtataggtataaggtgtttctttatattggtttaattttggttttagttgttgtataagtagggcttctttgaatttgtgtttatttatatttgtttccccacTTAGTAtatggatgttttctatggttatgttgtgtttatttgacttgcagtgttgaaaaacgtgtgaaggttattttgtttttttgttctttgaacctATTTTCCACATTTCTACTTGTCTCTCCAATACAGatgtcgtggcagttgttgcattgtattttaaaaattgttggtGTTGTTTTACTCAGCGTCGTTTTTACaaagtatggactttagttttgtacctggtttttgaataaattttgtgtttactggaatgttataatttgttataagtttcttcaaaatgttggttattttttcgctgatatcgggaatgtatggtatgcagtagtgaaaggttttgttgtttgtcgtttcttggaatttattattgtttgtctgttgtttattgtgttgttgatctaggtgtgtgtgtataattttttcaatgatttttggaggaaatttgttgatgttgatgacatgttgttttatttgtttttaattttatcgggtgaacatagttttatggctgtgtatatttggttttttaatatattaataccaGTACTAGtgtctcgtcatcacgaattccAAAATGTATTGAAACGATCTGTCACCTCACATCGATattgattataaatagtaaggttatatatatatacatacatataaaaaaacttaaagaCTTTCCTTTCGAAAccctataataaatatattatgcagATCATGcttgggtttttttttgttttggaatttcgcgccaagatatatgagggctatctgtgctagctatgtttaatttagcagtataagattagaggaaagataactattcatcactacctaccgccaactcttgggttactcttttacaatcgaatagtgggattaatctacacattataaagtccccacggatGAAgggggggagcatgtttggtgtgacggagactagaatccgcgaccctcagattacgagacgattaccctaaccacctggccatgcggagaTGTGTAGACCACCTATGTTAACcagtaaaatataacttttcCTTATACGTTTGAGAATTTCGCCCATAAATGAATACGGGCTTTTCCACATATTAATCCTGCcgtatttaattttgaattggcTGAAGAATAGAAAAAAGACAACTGGTCATCAttttcaccaccaactcttgtttCCGTAGAAAATGGTCACAAATCATTATTCCTCGAATTAACAGTCCAGATGCGCTAACCATTTGGTCATGTCCAGTGGGAAATCAAATGTTTTGGACTTCAAGAACAGCTAGAAGTGCAATGGTGAAAAGCCTACAAACAAGaaagtaagatatttttattgcaattttGGTATCTCCAGTTCCACTCAATTAGTAAGCTGTTCATATAAGAACCTTTCTACATAAAGgaccggtatggccaggtggttagggcgctctaatcgtaatctaaaggtcgtgggctcgaatccctatCACGCCAaacatggggcgttataatgtgacggtcaatcccactatttgttggtaaaagagtagcccaagagttggtggtgggtggtgatgactagttgctttccctctagtcttacgttgctaaattagagacgcagataaccctcgtgtatctttgcgcgaaattcaaaaacaaacaagcaaaaaatctTATAGACACAACATAATTTATGACTGCACACGTAATCAGATTAACACAGAATCATAAAAAGAACACAATAATATATCAATTCACATCTCCACGTGTTAAATCCTGggtgtatttttataaaaataaaaaacaaaggtcACACCATTTCAACGATAAACACCTTCATTGTTAGTTATAAACGtgaatttgtttttggttttgaatttcgcacaaagctactcgagggctatctgtgctagccgtccctaatttagcagtgtaagactagagggaaggtagctagtcatcaccacccaccgccaactcttgggctactcttttaccaacgaatagtgagattaaccgtcaaattataacgcccccacagctgaaagggcgagcatgtttggcgcgacagggatgcgaacccgcgaccctcagattgcgagtcgcacgccttaacacgcttggccatgcctggccataTAAACGTGAAAGGTATCGGACACCAACAAAATCAGAAACCTCGCCCTAATCCAATTTGAAGCAAAACCTCATCCGAAAAGTGAAGGCTTTGGTTACTATAGAAAATCCTCCGATCCAAAACACCATCTCCAAGAAGCTGAACGTATCTTCTTGTACCACCAATTGAATACTGAAAATAATTCATGGACTTCCAGACACACCTCGAGATCTACAAATGATTTCACGAGAAAGATCCCCTTTGAAACGGGAGTCACAGCATTTCACCACGCACGTGTCAAGTCACCTGACACAGAGTGAATACGATTTTGTGCCCTAAGTCTATTTACACATGCGAATCTACGTCTCCCTATAGTGGAAATTCTGTAGAACGTGTGTCAAGATTCAAATTCTAAGACTAATCTCGTTATTCCTTCTAGAAACATGTCGCAATAAAAACTGCGTTTTCAAATACATGATTATGGCTCTCAATATGAACAAAAGTCGATAAAAAAGAATATAGTTCCACGGACTTCACTTGTTCCTGTAGTACAATGAGTCCTCAACAGTCTTTCCAACGTTATTTTACATGAAGCTATTAATCCTTTCATTTCTAAGTCTTGCAGATAGAAGTCATTATTTGATTCTATAGACAGAGTGCTGGGTGACTAGAGCATGTGGCATGATATTTTGTTAGCCTTGACCAAAGTTGTAAAATTTAACATCATTGAACATTGACAAGGTTCAGCACGTTTGGCTTAGTATCGTATTCAGCTTCACTTGGATTGTTAAATATATGAAGTAATTACATTAAACTTTGAATTAATTACTATGAATACTTAAGGTGATATCTTGCCAAACTTGTTTAGATTAGTAACGAACTCTTTTCTTTACCCATATCCTCCTCAACCGATGTTTCGACAAACGAACACagcaattttcttttcttttagagCACAgactatcttctgtgtccatcgAATGGAATCGAACCGCAGCGTTGGTCAGATTCGACTCTCAAAGAATAAGAACATTTGTCCATCGTTATCAACTGACCATTCTGACAGAACACTCTAGGAATAATATTATACGTAAGTCCACCAAGTTTCATGAAAATGCAATAACTATGAAAAATCAACCCCCATTTTAATAGGTAGAGATCTGATAGATTTTAGTGTACTTGCTGTGGCCTAGATCCTTAaaaaactaatcacttttaaATTGGGTCATAGTCTAATTTTATACCAGCTTTTGTCCACATCCATCTATCCGTTTTCGAGAaatcttgttaataaatacacacacacaggaatGAAAACACAACTGTCGACCTTTTGTGGCAGAGGTAGAAATGTGAGATACAACCAACTGAACTGAAGATTATTCCTCTTGTTAATGTTTCAACTATTCAACTATTTAAGATATTCCAGTAAACAGATTTAAGACGCTACTGCGATGAATTATTCTTCAAAATAACTAGTTGAGAATACTTGTTAATTAACGGAAACAAAAATGATATAAACCGCATTGTTATGATAATTACATGGCCTGGTTTGTGGAAGGTAATAATTAACTCATTTAATTGGTCAACTATTTTAAATTCAAAGccacaagtttataaaaaaaagtggAAATGTGGTCAATTTctgtgacaaaaataaaaatgtacgtAGTACATGTACGCCATCTGTCAGTTTTTAGTTATTATTCTAAAAACTACAGCGATCAATCCAGCCATCTCTGGATGATTGAAACAAAAGtcaaaaaaagaagtaaaaatctCACTATTTCAGAgtggtttctttttctttttaagcaaaacttcaaaataaaatagacTATCCAAAATTATGGATGACTAACACAGATACCCCTCAAAATGCGGTTCGCGGATTCTAATCCAATGAGCAAACATCcttaccttttcagccatggagtcaatttaatgcgacggtcaatctaacatttcgttggtaaatagtatcctaagagttggtggtttgtgatgttgactagttgccttccttctagtctcataaagtaactttgcacaaaattcaacaaataaacaaacagttatacCAAAAATGACCTCGagtaacaataacaaatgtatatatatatatatattaaaatggcATAATAACAGCCtataaagtttttgttgtaagctattttaatttaaacGTTTTTTAAAGTGTATGTTTAGAAGTCTGAGAGAATTATACTAATGGAAACGGAGGATCACAAACACCGAAAGGTGTTCTCAAACATTCTGCTGTATATGGTTATAAAAACACTTAATTTCAGGTTAAACTGGATAACGTATTTTTATATACGTGTTTTACATTTTTGGAATTTTCGAAACTCGGTTCCTGTTTCAGATGGGGGAACAGCACCTTgaggtccctaatttagcagt encodes:
- the LOC143246033 gene encoding pancreas transcription factor 1 subunit alpha-like codes for the protein MENINFTNIGQQFLDYQHRNHCNDQNSYSGSSTIKSLTLHAQHSDQENFRGYKKRRKKTHQHYYQQRHTANQRERRRMQCINDAFEGLRAHIPTLPYEKRLSKVDTLKLATGYIEFLRELIQSDTYSDPLKKQGSEQPKKIIINYHKGGTNNNLPLAGHSLSWTNEKQPPQKRHRMVAKLWTPEDPEKIKKHYDESVPQSECSRAS